The DNA segment TTTCATAATTACTTTGAAGAACTATATTATAGCCTGTCTCATGCATCATGAACGGGAATCAACCCATAACAAGAAGAAGACTACTCAAGCATTTAATTTTGAGATCAAGCAAAAACTTGTCTGCTTACAGTCTCACAAAAAGGATTCCAGTTTAAAAAAATTGTTTTACAATTTCTATGGTTCTGTTAGAAAAATGATACATCATAACAGCTAAGAATGATATAGACGGGAACGAAAAAAGAAGCCTATCACTCTAAAATATAAGACTAGTTCTAAAGCAGCCAAAAATCCAATTGTAATTCCTGATTTAAAGTTAACAGGCAGCTACATTTCAGTCAACATACACAAATGCTCACTAACATAGCTGGAAGAGAGAGATGAATTTTGAACGGAAAAGAACCAACAAATCCCCTCCTCAATGATCAACGAGAAGACAAATAACAAACAAACAGATTGAGGAAAGCCAACCACCAGATATCTGCCCGTGTAATCGGATAGAAAGATTTCAACAATAGCTTTTAAAAAGTccaaccaaaaagaaaaagaatcataAATTCTTCATGAAGAGTTATACTAGTACAGGTCAACCACCCATGAGAACATAAAATACTGCTCCAAACTATACTGATGCTAATGATATGGCAAATGAAAGGCTATAATGTATAAACATGCACTTGTAAATCTCTTCATGAATTGTAAAACTAAGAACTTCACAAACAAAAGAAGTTAGATACACCTTATACATGATATTAAACTAATGAGTGGAAATAATTcaaacttttctattgaagattgaACAACGgcataaataatgaatgtttaatTCCAAAATAACCACACTTCAAGAGGCCATAAACCTTTGTAATATCAGAAAGCTAGACTACAGAATAAAAGCCACTTACATGTGGACAAAAGAGCAGAACCGATTAGGAAATCTGAAAGGATATAGAAATCAAAAgatgatacatttttttttaatcttcactAGTCACTGTGGAATTATATCCAGAAAATTACCAGCCAGCAACCATTTGCATCCTTTTTGCAGAATCAAGTAACTACAGTTTTGCAGAGGAATTGGATTGAAGAGCAAAAAGTTGAACTTTTCTACTCAGTTATCATCATCACCATCCTCCAATACCCTACTTGTGCTCTGTCCCCGATAGCTCCTACTGAAGAATGGATATCTCCTGTGTCTAAGAGAAGTGGTTGAGAAAGAGCGAGACTCGGAGGTCAGACTCAGTGAAGATGTAGGAGGAGATCGAAGACGcctgaagaaggagaagaaattgcGGAATGCCCGAACAATTCTTCCACTCTCTCTGGATCTATTTCCTCTTGAGGACCACGATATCCTTCTCGGTGTGCCAGCGGTCCTAATTCCTTCATCCATCTCTGTGTAAACCATAGGAAGCTCTCTTTCCGTGCCTCTCCTGCCACCAGTGAACCTCCCAACAGCGAACCCACCACCTGGAAGCCTCCATATGGTGAGCCCCACCGTCTCCTCCTCGTTCTCAGCCACATGAGTCCGCTCGTCGTCCTCCATTTCTTGCACATCCGTCGGCATCTCATGGCGACAAAGAGGGCAGGAATTTCTTAGCGAGAGCCAAGGCAGGATGCAATCCTGGTGGTAGATGTGTTTGCAGGGCATCTCACGGACCTCAGTTCCGAGCACGAAGGGGTCCTTGCAGACGGCACAATGGGACTCCATCGAGATATGGCCATCGGCGATCTCGATAGTGGGCATAGACTCGATGGCGACCTTCGAAGCCGGCGAGTACTCGAAACCAGGCGCACCGCCGATTCCGTCAACCTCAGTCTGGGAGAGCTGGTCGAGTATTCTCTCCAATCCCGAGCCCATCAAGAACTCCGACATGCTTTCCGGCAAGGGGCGGAGACCGGATCGGGTGCCGTCATCGTAGTAGAGCTCGAAGCTGCTGTTGGTGGTCCAATCCGCATCGCGTCGTCCGCCTACGGGAGGACTGCGAAGAACAATGACGGGGTTGAAGGGAGAGCGGTCGCCAGTGGACGCACGATTGTTACGGCGGAACCTAATTTCCGAGGACTGGCGCCGACGGCCGACGGCCGCGGAGCTGTTGTCGACGGCGGAAGGGACGCGGCGGCGACGAGGCTCGGTAGCGGTCTCGGAGGCAAGAGGAAAGCGGCCAGGCGCGTCAAGGAAGCCACCGCCACAGTCTGGGCAGATGACTGCGTCCCAGGGCCAAATGAGGACGAAGCGACAGCAGTGGTGGCACCAGTACGTCGATGCCGTCTCCATGGAAGCCATCAACGACCAAACGAAGATGGCGATGGCGTAGGCTGCGGCGCCGACGACGAGGAAGCACCGGAGGAAGAGAGGAGTTCCCTTAAAAAGATGCAACCATTGAAGTTTGATCCCAAAGTCGAACCGATCTTGGATGGAAGCCCTAAGAATCCGAGTTTCCGAGAGATACAGCACCCACACCGATCAAACCATTCAAGAAATCGCTTCGATCCAATCTCCAACTTGAAATCCCAAACTATTCCTAACCAAATAGAGGGGGAAGAAACCCGAATATTTTGAGGAGAATCGAGAATCCCTTGCTTAATTTGCAGTCATATCCCGCAAGGATTCGGGGATTTGGGAGGATAGAGAAGGAGGGGGGAGGGAGGGAGGTTTTAAGCGCTCGACGAAGCTTCAATGGCGGAAGCTCGTGCGCGCGGTGGCGTGCTTTGGACGGTCCGTTCGCGGACACAACCGGAGACGCCGTTATTACGATGTCATTCCTGAAGCGAGTTCGCTTGGGTTATGATATCCCGACGGCGTTAGTCAACGTAAGGCAGAGCGGGAAGCGGACCACGTGGGGTCAGAGAAGGCGACCCGGGTCGGGCCGAGTCGGCGGGGGGTAGGGTGCAACGACTCGGTCCGGTGTCCGAGTACTTTTGCAGCCAGAGTCCAATTACTAAAATACCCCTGATATAGATTGGACAACCTGTGGTCCACTAACCCGGGTTTAGTGCCACTTGTACAATTTCAAGTACAATTATTGGAGcgataaaagaaagaaataaaaaaaagccaAAGTGTTTCTATGTATATTTATACGCAAGGGAAGAAAAGCCAAAGTTTTCTTCTTGGTGGAGAAAAGATGAGGAAGGGGATAATGCCCGTCCTTAGGAAGACATCCATGACGTGTGTCAATGGTTTAGGTTGATGAATGGCCTGTGGGACTCAATTGGTGCAACTCACTCAGCCGCCCTGAGTTGGTCAATGATTGGTCGACTTAACAAGATATGCGAGTGTTATGTGGATCTACGACCCGCTCCAAACGGATCTGACACGAGCTATAATTTTGGGTCGGGTTGGAGTTATTGGGCCGTGATTGCAAAAAGGATCGGCCCACGTCGTCGCCccatcttcttttcctcttcttgctATTTCAAGGAGCATCATGGTGATCTCATCAAATCCTGCTTGCAGCATCAACACCTTGGGAACTTCTTGCGATGCATTGTTAGATCAGTGTCCAAATCCTTCGTAGTTTAGGGCGTTTGCCAGTCATATGACGAAACCGAGATCATGCACAAAAGAGATCCACGAACGTGAGAAACACACAAATAGAAACTACGAGTAGAGATAAATCCACGGATTTATGGGTTGTTTATCCAAGCGGTGCCAACATGGCACCAATCATTTCCCAAGAGACAAATTTAGCTTCTTTCAAAGTTATTTCCCAGATCAACTTTGCTTCTAAATCTATTTCCGAAACTGGACACTAGAAAATCTAATGAATCCTTTGTTGCATAAAGAAAATCACATAAGAAACAGTTCGGTTCTGCTGTTCATTTAGTTCAAAGATCTATAAAGGCATAAAACACAAATTTAAACAGCACACACTATAATTTGCATGTTGAACGTAATATCTTGTAAATATAGAAATGATGATGGAAAAACCTGGTTAAATTTTTTTTACTGAAGCCTGTAAAATTCCCCTCAAAATCTCTCACCGAACCTAAAGAATACTGCACCGGTACCAGAATTGTGATCCATGGCGTACTCAGCTCTCACCATCCCAAGCTTCACACCGGCACCATAGGAGGAGCCATGCCCAGCTCGGCGGAAAAATTCAGTCGGGTTTCCCTTTACATCCTTCGAACTGCCAAGGTCATTTCCATGCTCCGCAAACAAATATACATGGGTGTTCTTCACGGGGATTCGCAGCTCAGTGGCAAGCTACAGTAGAACAAAagtcatgattttgaattatattGGATAGCATAATCACACAAATATTCGTTTCTTCAGAAtataacacccaagaaaaatggaACAATGGA comes from the Musa acuminata AAA Group cultivar baxijiao chromosome BXJ1-10, Cavendish_Baxijiao_AAA, whole genome shotgun sequence genome and includes:
- the LOC135595606 gene encoding E3 ubiquitin-protein ligase RDUF1-like, translated to MASMETASTYWCHHCCRFVLIWPWDAVICPDCGGGFLDAPGRFPLASETATEPRRRRVPSAVDNSSAAVGRRRQSSEIRFRRNNRASTGDRSPFNPVIVLRSPPVGGRRDADWTTNSSFELYYDDGTRSGLRPLPESMSEFLMGSGLERILDQLSQTEVDGIGGAPGFEYSPASKVAIESMPTIEIADGHISMESHCAVCKDPFVLGTEVREMPCKHIYHQDCILPWLSLRNSCPLCRHEMPTDVQEMEDDERTHVAENEEETVGLTIWRLPGGGFAVGRFTGGRRGTERELPMVYTEMDEGIRTAGTPRRISWSSRGNRSRESGRIVRAFRNFFSFFRRLRSPPTSSLSLTSESRSFSTTSLRHRRYPFFSRSYRGQSTSRVLEDGDDDN